One Candidatus Zixiibacteriota bacterium genomic window, TCTCCGGGTATTCTGAGACTGAATATGTGCATGAAGCACAAAGACTGGGCGCCGGAGCTTTCGTGCGTAAGCCTTTAACCCTGGTGGACCTGGCCGCAGCCGTTCGACTCGAGCTGGATATTTTACGGGAGAAAGGTTGTCCGGAGCGTTAGCCACCCGATTCAGCTTCAACCAGGCCGTTCAAACGATTTGCGATGACAGGTTGTTCACCCGGTTCAAGGGCGGTTGTCGGTTCGGTAATTTGGTGATTGATAGAGCGTCGGCCGATTAACAGATCCGCGACCGGTACTGAGGTTACCAGCCAGTACATAACCGTCTCCACGATTTTCATAATAGCTTCATTTTCATTTCCGAGTTGCACACAACTGTTGGCGCCCAGACAATACGCCATGCTGATTTCTTGAGATGTGCTTTCAGTAGTCAACGCCACCACGGGCACGCTGGAAAGACTGCTGTTAAGCTTAACGAACTCAATCAGATCCAAACCGGGCTGGTTGTCCTCATTCAGGTCTATCAGGATTAAATCAGGCAGCATCAAGCGGCGGTCTTTCAGAAGATCCATTCGACCAATGTAATCCATCGCTTCTTTCGCGGATTTCACGCGCGTAATCTGAGGATTGAGACGAGAATTACGGGCGATCTCCGCAATTAACTCTGCCTGGTGATCGTTGTTTTCAACGAGGATAATAGACTTGCGGTCGGATTTCATTTATACCCCCTCAGGGTTTAGGCCAACGCTGTTTTCGTTTGTGTCGTCAAGGTAATTTCTCATGTTGAATAGCCTGATATCGATTGCGATGTTGAGAGATTTACACAAGCAAATGCCCGCCAAAGGATTATCGCATGGTGGGGGCATCATGACCAATGCTTGCACAAACAAACTATTGTATAGCGAGTCAACAGGCTGATCGTCGATGGCTCCATAGCATATCGTG contains:
- a CDS encoding response regulator; this translates as MKSDRKSIILVENNDHQAELIAEIARNSRLNPQITRVKSAKEAMDYIGRMDLLKDRRLMLPDLILIDLNEDNQPGLDLIEFVKLNSSLSSVPVVALTTESTSQEISMAYCLGANSCVQLGNENEAIMKIVETVMYWLVTSVPVADLLIGRRSINHQITEPTTALEPGEQPVIANRLNGLVEAESGG